A genomic stretch from Oscillospiraceae bacterium includes:
- a CDS encoding S-layer homology domain-containing protein — protein sequence MIFDIISVLPKAKIYIILRRKPMKKLTSVLLVVLMVVILALSVSAAEESIVWDFSNPDDVAKWTPSKTTNVAVSDSGALISGEGNDINLTYTADMEIMLQDYMYFVVEYAGATRSGGFQFYHWTEGVSGNPRLDGSTKIGDAETVMSHKFDLTTPPATASWSGKVTKLRVDPVRGSDPREIIVKSVGLYKDKATYEKSIKAAAEAAILPGQPVLLFNPGAENVCFPTTGSSCFITFENNYAVINSLEGPEEGNGLKGDPNFSVGVDFDGDTWHWMKVRLRNLSDATRFEMHFASEGSGGKIVGATCTQFPITSKDADFVEYVIDLKKANLDSQNVNAGVSLTESVWKGLISTIRFDCMWMAEPSGQMPTGSQMYIDYVAFFRSEEDAKNYVPDPSTEIEQPKKNTGAANPVWIFDNEAIVKNQSTSGSDVMFSGGMMRLIPTNSDPMITLQLTTPFDSAEFPIFAYRHSTTSTVGTLGVFYSTDTGVDLSDSYSPVTITRNGTWSNTIVDLSDTKLYPKDTWSGNIVSMRIDPINGNDTNATIYIDRMGFFRTKSEALKFLSQGRSGLDYNTKASFKDTLQTSLVPANTLYDGYNEAEFLLSSTTPVGTGTNPVVMRTKADGTQEIVALGYTNPAGYTTFVANKPANYSLGYSHKEYSDIAGHWGESYINFVSDRTLFGGTSPTEFSPEDTMTRGMFVTVLGRMHGVDTSKYDGNTGYGDVPATMYYAPYIQWAKEYGLMPGLSDVTFGAEDPIYRETMAAVIDKYLKVFDYFVTGYSDVIDFSDLAGVDAATVEAIKSVQKLGIINGKGGTIFDPKGLSTRAEVATVMERTIKTALGVNTAPTQYDAAYFNRDHIKIGVWGFVSNFGDEFGMTKLRDLGVNLIVTGSAVSGSTKNTVFNYADKYGIAVHANDFGANKATLEDPNWNPAIIAAEYSHHPSFTGHHFTDEPGTDSYPVLGALSKRYHEFFPDKMAFVNLLPMYANSAQLKKGAGAAAIEYYDPDPNLYRKYCQQWFEYFDADYICTDIYPLHGSTGRPETWSTYKDYCESINQIATVARENDAEFWCCIQTWGWNSGKRNPTEAEYRWQCYAMLSYGCTGILLWSLNSSNEVEFPSIFNKSTGDVTQPLYDDCAKVMWEMRNLSDVYVQYKNLGAFTINCTSATPWLKMSGEYENFGIISETVSDEPLLIGCFEKKEGTGYAFTVVNMTDIVEFKPATLKFKIAQPLTVTLYDEAVPTTLTADANGYYTISLETTDGVFVTVG from the coding sequence ATGATTTTTGATATAATTTCTGTATTGCCAAAAGCAAAAATATATATTATATTAAGGAGAAAACCTATGAAAAAACTGACATCCGTTTTGTTGGTTGTCCTCATGGTGGTTATCCTTGCCCTGAGTGTTTCGGCGGCAGAGGAATCCATCGTTTGGGATTTTTCAAATCCCGATGATGTTGCTAAGTGGACGCCCTCAAAAACCACCAATGTTGCGGTAAGCGACAGCGGTGCACTCATTTCCGGCGAAGGCAATGATATTAATCTTACCTACACCGCTGATATGGAGATTATGCTTCAGGACTACATGTATTTTGTAGTTGAATACGCCGGCGCTACCAGAAGCGGCGGATTCCAGTTCTACCACTGGACCGAGGGCGTATCGGGTAACCCCCGTCTTGACGGCTCCACCAAAATCGGCGATGCCGAAACCGTAATGTCCCATAAGTTCGACCTTACCACCCCTCCTGCCACAGCAAGCTGGAGCGGCAAGGTTACCAAGCTCCGTGTTGACCCCGTCCGCGGAAGCGATCCTCGTGAGATAATCGTTAAGTCCGTTGGTCTTTACAAGGACAAGGCTACATACGAAAAGAGCATAAAAGCGGCTGCAGAAGCGGCTATTCTTCCCGGTCAGCCTGTTCTTTTGTTTAACCCCGGTGCAGAAAATGTCTGCTTCCCCACCACCGGTTCAAGCTGTTTCATTACCTTTGAAAACAACTATGCTGTTATTAACTCTCTGGAAGGCCCCGAGGAGGGTAACGGCTTAAAGGGCGACCCCAACTTCTCTGTCGGTGTTGACTTTGACGGTGATACCTGGCACTGGATGAAGGTTCGTCTGAGAAACCTTTCCGATGCTACCCGCTTTGAGATGCACTTTGCTTCCGAGGGCAGCGGCGGTAAGATTGTGGGCGCTACCTGCACACAGTTCCCCATCACCTCCAAGGATGCGGATTTTGTTGAGTATGTTATCGACCTGAAAAAGGCAAATCTTGATTCCCAGAACGTTAACGCCGGTGTAAGCCTTACCGAATCCGTTTGGAAGGGTCTTATTTCCACCATTCGTTTCGACTGTATGTGGATGGCTGAGCCCTCGGGTCAGATGCCCACCGGAAGCCAGATGTACATAGACTATGTGGCATTCTTCCGCAGTGAAGAGGACGCAAAGAACTATGTTCCCGATCCTTCCACCGAAATCGAGCAGCCCAAGAAGAACACCGGTGCTGCTAACCCTGTGTGGATATTCGATAACGAAGCGATCGTTAAAAATCAGTCCACCTCCGGCTCGGACGTTATGTTCTCCGGCGGTATGATGAGACTTATCCCCACCAACTCCGACCCCATGATCACTCTTCAGCTTACCACACCCTTTGATTCTGCTGAATTCCCCATTTTTGCTTACCGTCACAGCACCACTTCCACGGTAGGCACTCTGGGTGTTTTCTACTCCACCGATACAGGCGTTGACCTCTCCGATTCGTACAGCCCTGTTACCATTACACGTAACGGAACCTGGAGCAACACCATTGTTGACCTTTCTGATACCAAGCTGTACCCCAAGGATACCTGGAGCGGCAACATTGTAAGCATGCGTATTGACCCCATCAACGGCAACGATACAAATGCTACAATCTATATTGACCGTATGGGCTTCTTCCGCACAAAGTCAGAGGCTTTGAAGTTCCTCTCTCAGGGCAGAAGCGGTCTTGATTACAATACCAAGGCGTCCTTCAAGGACACTCTCCAGACCTCTCTTGTTCCCGCAAACACCCTTTATGACGGCTATAACGAGGCAGAATTCCTGCTCTCCTCCACCACTCCCGTAGGCACCGGTACCAACCCCGTTGTTATGCGTACCAAGGCGGACGGCACTCAGGAAATAGTTGCTCTCGGCTACACCAACCCCGCAGGATATACCACCTTCGTGGCAAACAAGCCCGCTAACTACTCTCTCGGTTACAGCCATAAGGAGTACAGCGATATTGCAGGCCACTGGGGCGAAAGCTACATCAACTTCGTTTCCGACAGAACTCTGTTCGGCGGAACCTCTCCCACCGAGTTCAGCCCCGAGGATACCATGACCAGAGGTATGTTTGTTACCGTTCTGGGACGTATGCACGGCGTTGACACCTCTAAGTACGACGGCAACACAGGCTACGGCGATGTGCCTGCCACCATGTACTATGCACCCTACATTCAGTGGGCTAAGGAATACGGTCTTATGCCCGGTCTTTCTGATGTAACCTTCGGCGCAGAGGATCCCATCTACCGCGAAACCATGGCGGCAGTTATCGATAAGTACCTCAAGGTATTCGATTACTTTGTTACCGGCTACTCCGATGTTATTGATTTCAGTGACCTTGCAGGCGTTGATGCGGCTACTGTTGAGGCTATCAAGTCCGTTCAGAAGCTGGGCATTATCAACGGCAAGGGCGGCACAATCTTCGATCCCAAGGGTCTTTCCACCCGTGCAGAGGTTGCTACCGTTATGGAGCGTACCATCAAGACCGCACTGGGCGTAAATACCGCTCCCACTCAGTATGACGCCGCTTACTTCAACCGCGACCACATCAAGATTGGTGTATGGGGCTTTGTAAGTAACTTCGGCGACGAGTTCGGTATGACCAAGCTCCGCGACCTGGGCGTTAACCTTATCGTTACCGGTTCTGCTGTTTCCGGCTCTACCAAGAACACCGTATTCAACTACGCAGATAAGTACGGTATCGCAGTTCATGCCAATGACTTCGGCGCAAATAAGGCTACTCTCGAAGATCCCAACTGGAATCCTGCCATTATTGCAGCTGAATACAGCCACCATCCTTCCTTTACAGGACATCACTTCACCGACGAGCCCGGTACTGATTCTTACCCTGTTCTGGGCGCATTGTCCAAGAGATACCATGAGTTCTTCCCCGACAAGATGGCGTTTGTAAACCTGCTTCCTATGTATGCTAACTCTGCACAGCTCAAGAAGGGCGCAGGCGCTGCAGCTATCGAGTACTACGATCCCGATCCCAACCTGTACAGAAAATACTGCCAGCAGTGGTTCGAGTATTTTGATGCAGATTATATCTGTACCGACATCTATCCTCTCCACGGTTCCACCGGCAGACCCGAGACCTGGAGCACCTACAAGGACTACTGCGAATCCATCAACCAGATTGCTACCGTTGCCCGCGAAAATGATGCCGAGTTCTGGTGCTGTATCCAGACCTGGGGATGGAACAGCGGCAAGCGTAATCCTACCGAGGCAGAATACAGATGGCAGTGCTACGCAATGCTGTCCTACGGCTGTACCGGTATCCTGCTGTGGTCTCTCAACAGCTCCAACGAAGTTGAGTTCCCCTCCATCTTCAATAAGAGCACAGGCGACGTTACCCAGCCTCTGTACGACGATTGCGCTAAGGTAATGTGGGAAATGAGAAATCTGTCCGACGTTTACGTTCAGTACAAGAACCTGGGCGCATTCACCATTAACTGCACCTCTGCTACTCCCTGGCTGAAGATGAGCGGTGAATATGAAAACTTCGGCATTATCTCTGAAACCGTTTCCGACGAGCCTCTGCTTATCGGATGCTTCGAAAAGAAAGAGGGCACCGGCTACGCATTCACCGTTGTTAACATGACCGACATCGTTGAATTCAAGCCCGCAACCCTTAAGTTCAAGATTGCTCAGCCTCTCACCGTAACCCTTTACGATGAAGCTGTTCCCACCACTCTCACCGCTGATGCAAACGGATATTATACAATAAGTCTTGAAACCACCGACGGTGTATTCGTTACAGTGGGTTAA
- a CDS encoding toll/interleukin-1 receptor domain-containing protein: protein MNFDIFISFKETDDGKQTPDTAKATQLYNALIQRGYKVFFSRESVTAMGNSDYQDVIDNALDSAQLLIVVASKVEYIESEWLKYEWRSFNADILNGYKPDAQILTFIGGIELHQLPRTLRDKQSYNYADLEKLLVMVDAYFSRHTPPNAIGNEDTPPRKADEEVITAPEPPSEAKNDRTLNEKQAVKEEDSTDTPFVLIKDPWGIPVTDIVNREMGVEKCIEKLTIHHGLVCHAFVHSIYLRSDKAFARKYRGASHSYSACKSDELPLVLRDGTLLGSAKEGFVITDKNIYACDAKHNKAIIPLCDIQAITTEPCAGNVVFITSVCKDKSTFHLMPVMDKEELKKLIDFLKNVIDLLTL from the coding sequence ATGAATTTTGATATTTTCATTTCATTTAAGGAAACAGATGACGGTAAACAAACTCCGGACACTGCCAAAGCCACACAGCTTTACAACGCCCTTATACAAAGGGGTTACAAGGTATTTTTCAGCCGTGAGAGTGTTACCGCCATGGGTAACAGCGACTATCAGGACGTTATAGACAACGCTCTTGACAGCGCTCAGCTTCTCATAGTAGTCGCCTCAAAGGTGGAATACATTGAATCTGAATGGCTCAAATACGAATGGCGCTCCTTTAACGCAGACATTCTGAACGGCTACAAGCCTGATGCACAGATACTTACCTTTATAGGTGGCATAGAGTTACATCAGCTTCCCCGTACCCTGCGTGACAAGCAGAGCTACAATTATGCCGATCTGGAAAAGCTTCTTGTAATGGTTGATGCCTATTTTTCCCGTCACACTCCGCCGAATGCAATCGGGAACGAGGATACTCCCCCCCGCAAAGCCGACGAAGAGGTTATTACGGCGCCTGAACCACCCTCAGAGGCAAAAAACGACCGTACGCTCAATGAAAAGCAAGCAGTTAAAGAAGAAGACTCAACCGACACGCCCTTCGTTTTAATAAAAGACCCATGGGGCATACCTGTCACCGATATTGTAAACCGTGAAATGGGTGTGGAGAAATGTATTGAAAAGCTCACAATACACCACGGATTGGTATGTCACGCTTTCGTGCACAGCATCTATCTGCGCAGTGACAAGGCTTTTGCCAGAAAGTATCGCGGGGCTTCACATTCATATTCCGCATGTAAGTCGGACGAATTACCCCTTGTTCTGAGGGACGGTACATTGCTGGGCAGTGCCAAGGAGGGCTTTGTTATAACCGACAAAAACATTTACGCCTGCGACGCAAAGCATAATAAAGCAATTATACCGCTTTGTGACATCCAAGCCATCACAACCGAGCCGTGTGCCGGCAACGTAGTTTTTATAACTTCGGTTTGTAAAGACAAAAGCACCTTTCATCTCATGCCCGTTATGGATAAAGAAGAATTAAAAAAATTAATCGATTTCTTAAAAAATGTTATCGACCTGCTTACCCTTTGA
- a CDS encoding S-layer homology domain-containing protein produces MKKLPIVFFVVTLLCVLCVSASSDFIVWDFSDKNTYDSWHPTSTAVTTLTASGTYVTGSEDNMNFSYYPKEEIMLEDYGFFAIAFANVSIEGDESDGNFQFYHWTENVTGNPYLSGTLCEGEGVQYITFDTKNGNNPKASWSGKVTRFRFDPMRIKNAREYLIAYAGLFKDEATFEAYKEAHPVNAQKPYKVSPYVNELKPIIWDFTKQSDLDMWTPHSSASATATTNGMLYSGKTDDLFFYHYPSDPIVLDNYPYVSVGYSGYTQSGGFQLYHWSDKNTGNPYLYHSPMPTLDEGELFFDLLTDAPDESAWTGTLSRFRLDPCRSQNGQRSGYIKYLALFPDMMSYNNFKGNNAQQHILNTAIGNTAFGTGGKGCVVDYDDSSAIITTEDKAVSFTAPAEFEANLYPYMKIRLKNTTDADTMTMRFASDGSQHQLSFPTNTAFEISSGDTDFKEYIIDVRAANMASVDTETIQLSSSMWVGYITKLQFSFDVKTDAPQTMYIDYIAFCESLSEAQSFTPPAGSDVEQPKINTGAKAPVWVFDTEEKIYSTDISGIFLSSVGNMMHITPSTSDPIMVLPIEPELYFDTAEFPYFAYRHSTVSTVSTAGLFYTTSTLTSLSDESYSPFKIKNDGTWQNIIVNLGDTNLYPKDNWHGICDYVRIDPINGTDLDADIYIDRMGFFRTQSEAYQFLSQGRSEPDLTKGAVFIDKMYKVTVPEGNLFKGFDEFDFAPVSTVPEGEGTIPVVLKTDKNGNTSPVPMSYVSKYNYTTYIATDPATYTLGYNTKAFTDTDNHWAQEYINFVSAHEILNGTSQNEFSPDMPITRAMFVTALGRMHGVDTPEYTDGSSYTDIASDIYYAPYVRWAEENGLLNCLGTVEFQPEKAITRLEIAHIITDYISAFGYNITAYDDITEFTDISSVDEKDISAVGFTQSLGIFAGVNDTEFDPCGILTRAEAAAVAQKTVKAVLGVNTATTQYAPEYFSRDRIRIGAWGFSSVFGNKKGMTLLRDLGVDLIVSGGATSGTNTKEPTFNYADKYGIELFVTDFPTRKNLTEYDFGKHVASYSEHPSFSGHYITDEPGSDDFGWLGELAKMYNEQMPDKIPFVNLLPMYANAAQLKFGAGAAAIEYYDPDPDRYRKHCQMWFENFDVDYICTDIYPLNGTTGIENRSTWWTYKDYCESINQIATVARENNAEFWCCIQTWGWAEGKRTPTEGEYRWQCYTMLSYGCTGILLWSLTTQNRERPSIFNIYTKDITQPVYNDCKTVMWEMRRLSDTFIQYKNLGAFTLNCTDATPWLKMSGEYKDFDILSETVSDQPLLIGCFEKKEGTGHAFTVVNMTDLKDNTPATLKFKTASSVTVTLYTKNEPVILTPDASGYYTVNLQSTDGVFVTLG; encoded by the coding sequence ATGAAAAAGCTCCCTATTGTATTTTTTGTTGTTACACTTTTGTGCGTTTTATGCGTAAGCGCATCAAGCGACTTTATTGTGTGGGATTTTTCCGACAAAAACACTTATGACAGCTGGCATCCCACCTCTACCGCCGTCACCACTCTTACCGCTTCGGGCACTTATGTCACCGGCTCAGAGGACAATATGAATTTTTCATACTACCCGAAAGAAGAAATAATGCTGGAGGATTACGGCTTTTTTGCAATCGCCTTCGCCAACGTTTCCATTGAGGGCGACGAATCGGACGGCAACTTCCAGTTCTACCACTGGACAGAGAACGTTACCGGAAACCCTTATCTTTCGGGAACTCTGTGTGAGGGCGAGGGTGTGCAGTACATCACCTTCGACACCAAGAACGGCAACAATCCCAAGGCAAGCTGGTCGGGTAAGGTCACACGTTTCCGATTTGACCCCATGAGAATTAAAAATGCACGTGAATATCTTATTGCATATGCAGGTCTTTTCAAGGACGAGGCAACCTTTGAGGCATACAAGGAAGCCCACCCCGTAAACGCACAAAAGCCTTACAAGGTGTCGCCGTACGTCAACGAGCTCAAGCCCATAATATGGGATTTTACAAAGCAAAGCGACCTTGACATGTGGACGCCCCACAGCTCTGCCTCCGCCACCGCAACAACCAACGGTATGCTTTACAGCGGAAAAACGGATGATTTGTTCTTCTACCACTATCCCTCCGACCCCATTGTGCTGGATAATTACCCCTATGTAAGTGTAGGATACAGCGGCTACACACAAAGCGGTGGGTTTCAGCTTTACCACTGGTCGGACAAAAACACAGGCAATCCTTATCTTTATCATTCCCCAATGCCCACCCTGGACGAGGGCGAGCTGTTTTTTGACCTGCTCACCGATGCTCCCGACGAATCCGCCTGGACGGGAACACTTTCACGCTTCCGTCTCGACCCCTGCCGAAGCCAGAACGGTCAACGAAGCGGATATATAAAATACCTTGCACTTTTCCCCGACATGATGTCCTACAACAACTTCAAGGGCAACAACGCACAGCAACATATACTCAATACAGCCATCGGCAACACCGCTTTCGGAACAGGCGGCAAAGGCTGTGTTGTGGATTATGATGACAGCAGCGCAATTATAACCACAGAGGATAAAGCCGTTTCTTTTACCGCACCTGCAGAATTTGAAGCCAACCTGTATCCCTACATGAAAATACGGCTCAAAAACACGACGGATGCCGATACGATGACCATGAGGTTTGCCTCCGACGGTTCACAGCATCAGCTTAGCTTCCCCACAAACACAGCTTTTGAAATTTCAAGCGGCGACACCGATTTCAAGGAATATATTATTGACGTAAGAGCCGCAAACATGGCATCGGTTGATACCGAAACCATACAGCTTTCCTCCAGCATGTGGGTAGGCTATATAACAAAGCTTCAGTTCTCCTTCGATGTTAAAACAGACGCTCCGCAGACAATGTATATAGATTATATAGCGTTCTGCGAAAGCCTTTCGGAGGCTCAGTCCTTCACTCCCCCGGCGGGCAGTGATGTAGAACAGCCCAAAATAAATACCGGCGCAAAGGCTCCTGTGTGGGTGTTTGATACCGAGGAGAAGATTTACAGCACCGACATCAGCGGAATTTTTCTTTCGTCGGTGGGCAATATGATGCACATTACTCCCTCCACCAGCGACCCCATAATGGTTCTTCCCATCGAACCCGAATTGTACTTTGACACAGCGGAATTTCCCTACTTCGCTTACCGCCACAGCACAGTATCAACCGTGTCTACCGCAGGTTTGTTTTATACCACATCTACCCTGACCAGCCTGTCGGACGAATCATATTCGCCCTTCAAAATCAAGAATGACGGAACATGGCAGAACATCATCGTTAACTTAGGAGACACTAACCTCTACCCCAAGGACAACTGGCACGGAATATGCGACTATGTCCGCATAGACCCCATCAACGGCACCGACCTTGATGCCGACATATACATCGACAGAATGGGCTTTTTCCGCACACAAAGTGAGGCTTACCAATTCCTTTCGCAGGGAAGAAGCGAGCCCGATCTTACAAAAGGTGCTGTGTTTATTGATAAGATGTACAAGGTTACAGTGCCCGAAGGAAATCTGTTCAAGGGATTTGATGAGTTTGATTTTGCTCCCGTCTCCACTGTTCCCGAGGGCGAGGGCACAATTCCGGTGGTGCTCAAAACCGATAAAAACGGCAATACCTCACCTGTCCCCATGTCTTATGTAAGCAAATATAATTACACCACATACATCGCAACCGATCCGGCGACCTACACTCTGGGCTATAACACAAAAGCCTTTACCGACACCGACAATCACTGGGCACAGGAATACATCAACTTTGTTTCGGCTCACGAAATTCTCAACGGTACTTCGCAAAACGAATTTTCACCCGACATGCCCATAACGCGGGCAATGTTCGTAACGGCCCTGGGACGTATGCACGGTGTTGACACCCCGGAGTACACCGACGGCTCATCTTACACTGATATTGCATCGGATATTTACTACGCGCCCTACGTCCGTTGGGCTGAGGAAAACGGCTTGCTGAACTGCTTGGGTACTGTTGAATTCCAACCCGAAAAGGCAATTACACGCCTTGAAATCGCACATATTATCACCGATTATATATCCGCTTTCGGATACAATATTACCGCTTACGACGATATAACGGAATTCACCGACATTTCATCTGTGGATGAAAAAGATATTTCGGCTGTGGGATTTACCCAGAGTCTGGGCATTTTCGCAGGTGTGAATGACACCGAATTTGACCCCTGCGGAATCCTCACCCGTGCCGAGGCTGCTGCAGTAGCTCAGAAAACCGTAAAAGCGGTGCTGGGCGTAAACACGGCAACAACACAGTACGCACCCGAATATTTCAGCAGAGACAGAATACGCATTGGTGCATGGGGCTTCTCCTCTGTTTTTGGTAACAAAAAGGGTATGACACTGCTTCGCGACCTGGGTGTTGACCTTATCGTTTCGGGCGGTGCAACCTCAGGCACAAACACAAAGGAGCCTACCTTCAACTATGCCGATAAGTACGGAATTGAGTTGTTTGTTACCGATTTCCCCACACGCAAGAATCTGACGGAATACGATTTCGGCAAGCATGTAGCTTCTTACAGTGAGCATCCCTCATTCAGCGGTCATTATATAACCGACGAGCCCGGCTCGGATGATTTCGGCTGGCTGGGTGAGCTTGCAAAAATGTATAACGAGCAAATGCCGGATAAAATACCCTTTGTAAATCTGCTTCCCATGTATGCCAACGCCGCACAGCTCAAATTCGGAGCAGGTGCCGCGGCTATTGAGTACTACGACCCCGACCCCGACCGTTACCGTAAGCATTGTCAGATGTGGTTTGAAAATTTTGATGTTGATTATATCTGCACCGACATTTACCCCCTCAACGGAACAACCGGAATTGAAAACCGCTCCACCTGGTGGACATACAAGGACTACTGCGAATCCATCAACCAGATTGCCACAGTCGCGCGTGAAAACAACGCGGAATTCTGGTGCTGTATCCAGACCTGGGGCTGGGCAGAAGGCAAGCGCACTCCTACCGAGGGCGAGTACAGATGGCAGTGCTACACCATGCTGTCCTACGGCTGTACCGGTATACTCCTGTGGTCGCTCACAACCCAGAACCGCGAGCGCCCCTCTATCTTCAACATCTATACCAAAGACATCACTCAGCCCGTATATAATGACTGCAAGACGGTAATGTGGGAAATGCGCCGTCTGTCCGACACCTTTATTCAGTACAAAAATCTGGGTGCTTTCACTCTCAACTGCACCGATGCAACACCTTGGCTGAAAATGAGCGGTGAATACAAGGATTTTGACATTCTGTCCGAAACCGTTTCCGACCAGCCTCTGCTTATCGGTTGCTTCGAAAAGAAAGAGGGCACAGGTCACGCCTTTACGGTGGTTAACATGACCGACCTGAAGGACAATACTCCCGCAACTCTTAAATTCAAAACCGCTTCCTCCGTGACCGTCACACTGTATACAAAAAATGAACCCGTCATCCTGACACCCGACGCAAGCGGATATTATACCGTAAATCTTCAGTCTACCGACGGTGTGTTTGTAACCCTGGGATAA
- a CDS encoding AraC family transcriptional regulator: MNHLQDIYFSNFNAVCNMGGHYILPEDSEWVLPNRTFDQNKFYCVTGGKCEITIGSQHFIGERGDWFVMPANVLHSYRNLDEGKYSLYYIHFDLYPSSQLFSMSGLPYRVQIPPQSRAWQLFESFAGLCNSKNLVDRIRVKALLLELISEYIALADARDISVKSDSDTRIDKILRYINDNLSDRLTLGRLSAEFHLHPNHFIRFFKQKTGHTPAKYIKLKKMETAKRYLEETDLNVSEIMARIGESDLCGFSKQFKSFYTFSPANYRKYFNSVRVIKQK; the protein is encoded by the coding sequence ATGAATCATCTTCAGGATATATATTTTTCAAACTTCAACGCGGTATGCAATATGGGAGGGCACTACATTCTCCCTGAAGACTCTGAGTGGGTACTGCCCAACAGAACCTTCGACCAGAACAAGTTTTACTGCGTCACAGGCGGAAAATGCGAAATAACCATCGGCTCTCAGCATTTCATAGGCGAGCGGGGGGACTGGTTTGTTATGCCCGCCAATGTTTTGCATTCATACCGCAATCTTGACGAGGGCAAATATTCACTTTACTATATACATTTCGACTTATACCCAAGCTCTCAGCTTTTTAGTATGTCGGGCTTGCCGTATCGCGTGCAGATACCGCCGCAAAGCCGTGCGTGGCAGCTTTTTGAAAGCTTTGCAGGGCTGTGCAACAGCAAAAACCTCGTTGACCGCATAAGGGTGAAAGCGTTACTGCTGGAGCTGATTTCGGAATATATAGCTCTGGCGGATGCACGTGATATATCGGTCAAAAGCGACAGCGATACACGAATAGATAAAATTCTCAGGTACATAAACGACAACCTTTCCGACCGGCTCACGTTGGGCAGACTTTCCGCCGAATTTCATCTCCACCCCAACCATTTCATACGCTTTTTCAAGCAAAAAACGGGGCATACTCCCGCAAAATACATCAAGCTCAAAAAAATGGAAACCGCCAAACGGTATCTTGAGGAAACCGACCTTAACGTCAGTGAAATAATGGCGCGTATCGGTGAAAGCGACCTTTGCGGTTTTTCCAAGCAGTTTAAAAGCTTTTACACCTTTTCCCCCGCCAATTACAGAAAATACTTCAACAGTGTCCGTGTCATAAAACAAAAATAG
- a CDS encoding creatininase family protein, producing the protein MASIHMATSYPKEVMKAREEHWPVLIPVGNIEYHSDHCPYGTDALVAQGIAEEVGKKMDCMIMPAIWYGCSSYAVGGPETGTLNTHPDVLEDYVYGILKSLLRAGFNRNICLIIAHQTEEFLPQTLACMKAAKKLTFEYLEETRGQGWWGDNKNAGFYDNLESPQDNPWNWIRVFNGCRFPDSYPSDHGGKYECGKLEVLYPGSIKLDRLTEDSAWFSRNAPEMDLEHSKKTIEHVVNSIIEAIKTGKKCY; encoded by the coding sequence ATGGCTTCGATACATATGGCGACATCCTACCCCAAGGAGGTCATGAAAGCAAGAGAAGAGCATTGGCCTGTGCTTATTCCGGTGGGAAATATTGAATATCATTCAGACCATTGCCCCTACGGTACGGATGCACTGGTGGCACAGGGTATTGCCGAGGAAGTGGGCAAAAAAATGGACTGCATGATAATGCCTGCGATATGGTACGGTTGCTCCAGCTATGCGGTGGGCGGACCGGAAACCGGCACTCTCAATACCCATCCGGATGTTCTGGAGGATTACGTTTACGGCATATTGAAATCCCTGCTCCGTGCAGGCTTTAACCGAAATATATGCCTGATAATTGCACATCAGACCGAGGAATTTCTGCCTCAGACGCTCGCCTGCATGAAGGCGGCGAAAAAGCTGACCTTTGAATACCTTGAAGAAACCCGCGGACAGGGCTGGTGGGGTGATAATAAAAACGCAGGCTTTTACGACAATCTTGAATCTCCTCAGGACAACCCGTGGAACTGGATAAGAGTATTCAACGGTTGCCGTTTTCCCGATTCCTATCCTTCCGATCACGGCGGAAAATATGAGTGCGGTAAGCTTGAGGTGCTGTACCCCGGCTCCATAAAGCTGGACAGACTAACCGAGGACAGCGCATGGTTTTCACGCAATGCGCCCGAAATGGATCTGGAGCACTCCAAAAAAACAATTGAGCATGTTGTAAATTCCATTATTGAAGCTATCAAAACGGGTAAGAAGTGCTACTAA